The Flavobacterium commune genome contains a region encoding:
- a CDS encoding TonB-dependent receptor, whose amino-acid sequence MKKYIIALFLGFSAMLQAQNAVSGTVTDVLNQPIIGASVYIPELHKGTTTDADGKFAFKNLPNGSFRIVFSYVGFKTVNQWIEKLTKNTVVNIRMENAVLEIDEVIVSTPFNKMQSQNVMKVEHESIESLQQKGTSTLIEGLATIPGVSQIATGTSIGKPVIRGLSGNRVLVYSQGVRIENQQFGAEHGLGLNDAGVESVEVIKGPASLLYGSDAMGGVLYFNPEKFADAHTFKANFNQKYFSNTLGSNASMGVKTSTDNWKFLARGTYNTHSDYKIGQGDRVTNSRYNETDFKTGIGYNNSKFSTVVRYNFNKLDLGIPEEGIAEQTYSKDPESPRQEVDNHLLSLNSVIYFGHSKLDVDLGYISNNRMEFEDGNEASLDMLLNTYNYNTKYHLPKMGQFEAVLGVQGMHQTNKNSGEEYLIPDATTNDFGVFGTVNYEWGKSVLQAGLRFDNRNLNSLAHEAGEEEHHEETEEEHEEHEHHGGDIDALSRSFNSINASLGYKTNLSETLVLRMNVASGFRAPNLAELTSNGVHHGTNRYEIGNANLKTEQNVQTDINLEYGNTHFEFFVNGFYNHINNYIYTSPTGEIMDDSDVFAYVQDNARLYGGEVGLHFHPHPLDWLHYETSFASVTGKKDKGDYLPLIPANNWNNTIRTEFKIKNWFEEGFASLNVNTTFNQDNVSGFETSSNGYTLVNLGFGGKIKWGKTALNVSLNGNNLFDKKYIAHLSRLKTDGIPNIGRNIVLGMNFNL is encoded by the coding sequence ATGAAAAAATATATAATTGCCCTATTCTTGGGTTTTTCGGCTATGCTGCAAGCTCAAAATGCAGTTTCAGGAACAGTAACTGATGTTTTAAATCAGCCTATAATTGGTGCTTCAGTTTATATTCCGGAATTGCACAAAGGAACAACTACTGATGCCGATGGGAAATTTGCTTTTAAAAATTTACCCAACGGAAGTTTTAGAATTGTTTTTTCGTATGTGGGTTTTAAGACCGTAAATCAATGGATAGAAAAACTCACTAAAAACACCGTTGTCAATATCCGCATGGAAAATGCGGTTCTTGAGATAGACGAGGTGATTGTTTCTACTCCTTTTAACAAAATGCAATCACAAAACGTAATGAAAGTGGAGCACGAAAGCATTGAAAGTTTACAACAAAAAGGAACTTCGACTTTAATAGAAGGACTGGCAACTATTCCCGGAGTTTCACAAATTGCTACAGGAACTTCAATAGGTAAACCTGTGATTCGTGGTTTGAGTGGAAACCGAGTTTTAGTGTATTCACAAGGCGTTCGTATCGAAAATCAGCAGTTTGGAGCAGAACATGGCTTGGGCTTAAATGATGCCGGAGTTGAAAGTGTTGAGGTTATCAAAGGTCCGGCTTCCTTATTGTATGGCTCGGATGCAATGGGAGGAGTTTTGTATTTTAATCCTGAAAAATTTGCCGACGCTCATACTTTTAAGGCTAATTTTAATCAAAAATATTTCAGCAATACGCTGGGAAGTAATGCTTCCATGGGAGTGAAAACATCAACGGATAATTGGAAGTTTTTAGCCAGAGGAACTTACAATACGCATTCGGATTATAAAATTGGACAAGGAGATAGAGTAACCAACAGCCGCTACAATGAAACCGATTTTAAAACCGGAATAGGATACAATAACAGCAAATTTTCTACTGTTGTCCGATACAATTTTAACAAACTGGATTTAGGTATTCCCGAAGAAGGTATTGCTGAGCAAACTTACAGTAAAGATCCTGAATCTCCTCGTCAGGAAGTTGATAATCATTTGTTGAGTTTGAATAGTGTGATTTATTTTGGTCATTCAAAATTAGATGTCGATTTAGGTTATATTTCTAATAATCGTATGGAATTTGAAGATGGCAATGAGGCTTCTTTGGATATGCTATTGAATACATACAATTATAATACTAAATACCATTTGCCTAAAATGGGGCAGTTTGAGGCTGTTTTAGGAGTTCAGGGAATGCACCAAACCAATAAAAATTCGGGTGAAGAATATTTGATTCCGGATGCGACTACGAATGATTTTGGTGTTTTTGGAACAGTGAATTACGAATGGGGAAAAAGTGTTTTGCAGGCAGGATTGCGTTTTGATAATCGTAATTTGAATTCCCTGGCACATGAAGCCGGAGAGGAAGAACATCATGAAGAAACTGAGGAAGAGCATGAAGAACACGAACATCATGGAGGAGATATTGATGCTTTGAGTCGATCTTTCAACAGTATTAATGCTTCATTAGGATACAAAACAAATCTTTCAGAAACCTTGGTGCTACGCATGAATGTAGCTTCGGGTTTCAGAGCTCCTAATTTGGCCGAGTTGACTTCTAATGGGGTGCATCATGGAACGAATCGTTACGAGATAGGAAATGCTAATTTGAAAACGGAACAAAATGTACAAACGGATATTAATTTAGAGTACGGAAATACACATTTTGAGTTTTTTGTAAACGGATTTTACAATCACATTAATAATTATATTTATACTTCGCCTACGGGTGAAATTATGGATGATAGTGATGTTTTTGCCTATGTTCAGGATAATGCCAGATTGTATGGAGGCGAAGTAGGATTGCATTTTCATCCGCATCCGTTGGATTGGTTGCATTACGAAACCAGTTTTGCATCGGTTACAGGAAAAAAAGATAAAGGCGATTATTTGCCATTAATTCCGGCTAACAATTGGAATAATACCATCAGAACCGAATTCAAAATTAAAAACTGGTTTGAAGAAGGATTTGCCAGTTTGAATGTTAATACTACTTTCAATCAAGACAATGTAAGCGGTTTTGAGACCAGTTCTAACGGCTATACTTTGGTGAATTTAGGTTTTGGAGGAAAAATAAAATGGGGAAAAACGGCGTTGAATGTTAGTTTAAACGGGAATAACTTATTTGATAAAAAATACATTGCCCATCTTTCCAGATTAAAAACCGATGGAATTCCTAATATTGGACGAAATATTGTCTTGGGAATGAATTTTAATTTGTAA
- the mscL gene encoding large conductance mechanosensitive channel protein MscL — MGFFSDFKASLMKGDVLSLATAVVIGGAFGKIVGSAVDDVIMPIVGLLTGGIDFTTKFISLDGNSYADLAAAKTAGAAVITYGNLVQAIINFVIISFFIFVVLRAAEKMKKKEEAAPAAPAGPTQEELLTQIRDLLKK, encoded by the coding sequence ATGGGATTTTTTAGCGATTTTAAGGCCTCTTTAATGAAAGGCGATGTGTTGAGTTTAGCTACTGCCGTAGTAATTGGTGGAGCTTTTGGTAAAATTGTGGGTTCGGCCGTTGATGATGTTATCATGCCAATCGTAGGTTTGCTAACCGGTGGAATCGATTTTACGACTAAGTTTATTTCTTTAGATGGAAATAGTTATGCCGATTTGGCTGCTGCCAAAACTGCAGGAGCTGCTGTGATTACTTATGGTAATTTGGTTCAGGCGATTATCAATTTCGTGATTATTTCATTTTTTATCTTTGTGGTTTTAAGAGCTGCCGAGAAAATGAAAAAGAAAGAAGAGGCTGCACCAGCTGCACCAGCCGGGCCAACTCAGGAAGAATTGCTTACTCAAATCAGAGACTTGTTGAAAAAGTAA
- a CDS encoding aspartate-semialdehyde dehydrogenase gives MKIAVVGATGMVGEVMLQVLAERNFVTANDELILVASERSVGKEMEFQGKTYKVVGLATAVDMKPEIALFSAGGDTSLEWAPKFAAVGTTVVDNSSAWRMDPTKKLVVPEINAGELTAADKIIANPNCSTIQMVLALAPLHKKYNIKRVIVSTYQSITGTGVKAVKQLENEYAGIDGDMAYKYQIHRNAIPQCDVFEDNGYTKEEMKLVRETKKILSDNTIAVTATAVRVPIVGGHSEAINVEFSNDFDINEVRSILESTDGVVVQDNLKEFEYPMPLFAQGKNEVFVGRLRRDESQPNTLNMWVVADNLRKGAATNTIQIAEYLVANKLV, from the coding sequence ATGAAAATTGCAGTTGTAGGTGCAACCGGAATGGTTGGAGAAGTAATGTTACAAGTATTGGCAGAAAGAAATTTTGTTACTGCTAATGACGAATTAATTCTTGTAGCTTCTGAGCGTTCAGTAGGTAAAGAAATGGAATTTCAAGGGAAAACATATAAAGTGGTAGGATTAGCTACTGCTGTGGATATGAAACCGGAAATTGCTTTATTCTCTGCGGGTGGAGACACTTCATTAGAATGGGCACCAAAATTCGCTGCAGTAGGAACTACAGTGGTAGATAACTCTTCGGCTTGGAGAATGGATCCAACTAAAAAATTAGTTGTTCCTGAAATCAACGCGGGTGAATTGACTGCAGCAGACAAAATTATTGCTAACCCAAACTGTTCTACTATTCAGATGGTTTTGGCTTTAGCACCTTTGCATAAAAAATACAACATCAAGAGAGTTATCGTTTCTACTTACCAATCAATCACAGGAACTGGTGTAAAAGCGGTAAAACAATTAGAAAACGAATATGCAGGAATTGACGGAGATATGGCTTATAAATACCAAATTCACCGCAATGCGATTCCTCAATGTGATGTTTTTGAAGACAACGGATACACTAAAGAAGAGATGAAATTAGTTCGTGAGACTAAAAAAATCTTAAGTGATAATACTATTGCAGTTACCGCTACTGCTGTTCGTGTGCCTATCGTAGGTGGACACTCTGAGGCAATCAATGTAGAGTTCTCAAATGATTTTGACATCAACGAAGTAAGAAGCATTCTTGAAAGCACTGACGGAGTAGTGGTTCAGGACAACTTAAAAGAGTTTGAATACCCAATGCCACTTTTTGCTCAAGGTAAAAACGAAGTATTTGTTGGTCGTTTAAGAAGAGATGAGTCTCAACCGAATACTTTAAACATGTGGGTTGTTGCTGATAACTTAAGAAAAGGAGCTGCTACAAATACTATTCAAATTGCTGAATATTTAGTAGCTAACAAATTAGTTTAA
- a CDS encoding prolyl oligopeptidase family serine peptidase: protein MRKTIIITTIISSVMTSFAQKSKPIQYPETRKDNTIDDYFGTKVKDPYRWLEDDRSAETTHWVIAQNKVTNAYLDQIPFRNQLKERLEKLWNYEKISEPFIEGDFTYYFKNNGLQNQSVLYRKDNAGKETVFLDPNTFSKEGTTSLGEFAFSKDGRKVAYSISEGGSDWRKVIILDALSMQVLGDTLVDVKFSGLSWNGNEGFYYSSYEKPKGSELSAKTDQHKLYFHKLGTAQKEDKVIFGESQKRRYVGGSVTEDNRFLVITAATSTYGNELYIQDLSNPENPIVTIVDNFDSDHTIIDNDGTKLLIVTDRNAPNKRIVTVDVTNPTPENWKDLIPETTQVLQPTTCSGYIFAHYMKDAVSVVKQYDYSGKFLREIELSGPGTADGFSGKKKDKMVYYSFTNYITPATIFALEPNSGKSMLYQKSKAQFKTEDYESKQIFYTSKDGTRIPMLITHKKGLKLDGKNPTILYGYGGFNISLTPSFSISNAVWMENGGVFAVPNLRGGGEYGKEWHDAGTQMRKQNVFDDFIAAAEYLIKEKYTSSDFLAIRGGSNGGLLVGAVMTQRPDLAKVALPAVGVLDMLRYHTFTAGAGWAYDYGTAQDSAAMFDYLKGYSPLHNIKEGVQYPATLVTTADHDDRVVPAHSFKFASELQAKQSGENPVLIRIDVKAGHGAGKSVTATIQENVDIQAFTLFNMGITQLPK, encoded by the coding sequence ATGCGAAAAACAATTATTATAACCACAATTATCAGTTCTGTAATGACATCATTTGCCCAAAAATCAAAGCCTATTCAATATCCTGAAACCAGAAAAGACAATACAATAGATGATTATTTTGGAACCAAAGTCAAAGATCCCTATCGCTGGCTTGAAGACGACCGTTCGGCTGAAACAACTCATTGGGTAATTGCCCAAAATAAAGTAACCAATGCCTATTTAGACCAAATTCCATTTCGAAATCAATTGAAAGAAAGACTGGAAAAATTGTGGAATTATGAAAAAATCAGTGAGCCTTTTATCGAAGGAGATTTTACTTATTATTTCAAAAATAACGGGCTGCAAAATCAATCGGTTTTATACCGAAAAGACAACGCAGGTAAAGAAACCGTTTTCTTAGATCCGAATACTTTTTCTAAAGAAGGAACGACTTCTTTGGGAGAATTTGCTTTTTCTAAAGATGGTAGAAAAGTAGCCTATTCCATTTCCGAAGGTGGCAGCGACTGGCGAAAGGTGATCATTTTAGATGCTTTGTCTATGCAGGTTTTAGGAGATACTCTGGTTGACGTTAAATTCAGCGGCTTGTCCTGGAATGGTAATGAAGGCTTTTATTATTCCAGTTATGAAAAGCCAAAAGGCAGCGAATTATCGGCTAAAACCGACCAACATAAATTGTACTTTCATAAACTGGGAACTGCTCAAAAAGAAGACAAGGTTATCTTTGGCGAAAGCCAAAAAAGAAGGTATGTAGGTGGAAGTGTTACCGAAGATAATCGGTTTTTGGTAATCACGGCGGCAACTTCGACTTATGGAAATGAATTATACATTCAGGATTTGTCAAATCCGGAAAACCCTATTGTAACTATTGTTGATAATTTTGACAGTGACCATACAATTATCGATAATGATGGAACGAAGTTATTGATTGTAACCGACAGGAATGCGCCCAACAAGCGAATTGTAACGGTAGATGTTACTAATCCAACACCCGAAAACTGGAAAGATTTAATTCCCGAAACGACTCAGGTTTTACAGCCAACAACTTGTAGTGGTTATATTTTTGCACATTATATGAAAGATGCGGTTTCTGTGGTAAAGCAATACGATTATTCAGGGAAATTTTTGCGTGAAATTGAGTTGTCAGGACCGGGGACAGCGGATGGTTTTAGTGGCAAGAAGAAAGACAAAATGGTGTATTATTCGTTTACCAATTATATTACTCCGGCAACTATTTTTGCATTAGAACCGAATTCCGGGAAATCAATGCTGTATCAAAAATCGAAAGCCCAATTTAAAACAGAAGATTATGAATCGAAACAAATATTCTACACTTCGAAAGACGGAACCCGGATTCCGATGCTGATTACCCATAAAAAAGGATTGAAACTTGATGGCAAAAATCCAACTATTTTATACGGTTACGGCGGATTCAATATTAGTTTAACGCCAAGTTTTAGTATTTCTAATGCGGTGTGGATGGAAAACGGAGGTGTTTTTGCAGTGCCTAATTTGCGTGGTGGTGGCGAATACGGTAAAGAATGGCACGATGCGGGAACACAAATGCGTAAGCAAAATGTGTTTGACGATTTTATAGCCGCAGCCGAATATTTGATTAAAGAAAAATATACTTCTTCTGATTTTTTGGCAATCAGGGGAGGCTCTAACGGAGGTTTGCTGGTAGGAGCTGTAATGACCCAACGTCCTGATTTGGCTAAGGTGGCTTTGCCGGCTGTGGGTGTGTTGGATATGTTGCGTTACCATACTTTTACCGCAGGTGCCGGTTGGGCTTACGATTACGGAACGGCTCAGGATAGCGCAGCAATGTTTGATTATCTCAAAGGCTATTCGCCTTTGCACAATATAAAAGAAGGAGTGCAATATCCCGCAACGCTTGTTACTACAGCTGATCATGACGATAGAGTAGTGCCGGCACATAGTTTTAAATTTGCTTCCGAATTGCAAGCCAAACAATCCGGAGAAAATCCTGTTTTAATCCGTATCGATGTAAAAGCCGGTCATGGTGCCGGAAAATCAGTCACAGCAACCATACAGGAAAATGTCGATATTCAGGCTTTTACTTTGTTTAATATGGGAATTACCCAATTACCGAAATAA